One Oryzias latipes chromosome 21, ASM223467v1 genomic window, AGAAGTGTTTTGTGATTGGTTACAGTGAGAGGTGACAAAGCATTGTTGCTGGCCCTGGTTTTTCCCTTCACATATGATTGGAATTTGAATAAGCACCTTTTACCCCACAAGCAGCAAGATTAAAAACAGTTAAGCCAGGGATAGAGGGTTACTTTAATATCAAATCTGAATGTGATAAAAGAGctgtacaactttttttttttcaaatcttgtcAAAAGTGAGGAATTGCAatccacagacaaaaaaaaagtcagactgGTGCCAAAGTGACTTAGGCATGATTAAGGTTTTGCTGTTTGGtacaaaaaatttaatttttaaaatattttcgcACAAGCACTGCATTCCTAACCAATTTACAGCTTGACCTCTAAATGACATCTGACTGTCTGatagcatttatttatttatttatacattttgtgGGGCTGAGGCAGAGAAAGTTCAGAGGGCCAGTATGTCCTTTGCAACCTGAGCTGCTGCTTTACACTGGGGGGCATTTGTGGAATCTTCTTGGTCATTTCTCATTATTCCTCTCTCCTTGCATGGGATGTTAATCTGCATACACTCTGACCCAAACGATCTTAATGTGAAATATGATTGTTTCTACTGTGAGGATATCCTTTGGGGTTAAGAATTTTGCAAATATTATTTAACGGTTATCCTCAGGGGTAGTGGGAGGTGTGGGCTTTTAACTATTAAGGATTTAGAAATACATCATGAATTTATTCATCAATATAATAGGATTTTGTGTTAGTCCAGAATTAGATGTCAGAAACAACTTAAAGGTAAAATAGCTAAATAAAAAgctaattatacccactacaATGAAACCAATATTAACTAAAATTTTTGTTATCGGTCCTAAAGCTAAAagagagaaacagtttctgaagctaaaAGAACTTTCGTTAAggcattcagaaacagtcaggaACATGGGCATTATTTTTGACTCTAAGGTAACTTTTATCCCACGTATAAAACatgtggttaaaactggtttttataaTCTAAGAAATCTAGCTAGGGTTCGCCCACTACTCCGTCTTgataatatggagatgctaacgcatgcttttatcatgagtaaaattgattattgtaacgccctgcttactggtcttccaaaaactaacattaagaaCCTTCCCCTTCTCCAAAAATTCGGCTGCACGAGTTCtcacaaagaccaggaggcgggctcacctcactccaattttaaaatcagaaacaaTCCAAACATCAAAAATTGTTGTTTGGATCTTGGGAGAGGCTGAAGTGTGGCGGGGCTTACTTACTGTGGGTGTTGTGAGATGTTCAGGTATTTGGAATAGAAAGTGCTGCTCTTCAGTATCAAAAGGAGCAAAATAAGACGGAAAGCAAGCAGGTTGTTTTAGATGatggtgttttggtttttccatCCAGCTAGATGGATTGTTATAGACCCAGAAATTGTTGAAGATAATGTTTCTCTTGCAGGCTTGAGAATGTCTTATCATCTTAAAGGGTTGTGATGTTTGTGGCCCATTTTTgtcattcttatttttattattctattaaaacatttttactttcgGTTTGATTATCTTAACTGTGATTAGGATAAACTTgaccaaagacattttttttgaaaaccaaaaaactgcTGATGAAAACATCTTAAATACAAGCAATTTTtcaagaactaaaaaaaatatgatgagGTTAATACAACACCACCTGAGGTGTTATATTTCGCAtactgcagtttgaaaaataatgAGGTTTTTGTCATGTGTCATCACTTTTGTGTTTGCCCTTTTGAGACAAATGCAGGAACGCTGGCGACATGGCTCTGATGCACATTCACAGTCTCAAGTTTTTCCTTTctgagaaacatttaaaaaaaaaaaacttttatgttcCTTGCTTCATTTGTCCtgcagtttattgtttttttctttactgtggACCTCTGGCCCTTGAAGCATAAAGCATTTCAAGCCTATGTCGTCTACCATGTCACTACAGAGGGAACACTGCTGTTGACACAAACCATCCTCAGGGTGATTGCTGTTTCATGGACGTACCGCATTCCAAATATGGACAATTCCAAGAGGCACCAAGATCGCTGCTGCACTAAAAAACTCACAGGAACTTCAACGTGCAATCCCCTTTTTTTCATTAACTATAAACAAACACAAGGCGTGGTAACTGTTCTTCAATGATAAAGAGGGAGCTTAATCCTAAATCTGAATAATCTCATCTAACAGTTTATTGCTTTTCAAGATGCAAATCTTTAAAACAAAGCGATGTGTTTACTTTTAATGCTGATGCTTAATTTTACACATCAGGTTGCTCCTAAAATTTCAAACATATAGTCGGAAAACAGAATTTTGTGCAGTTATTAGCGCTGTAGATAAACTGTGGATCATCCGTGGTGACTTTGATGGATCCTTGTCCTCAGGTGTGCAGCAACACTGGTCCTACTTAATAGTAACCAAGTCACCCAGGCAGATGACTACAGTTGATGCCAAAGAAAGCCTGATGCCGCAGTTTGACCTTTGTGTTATAGTTTTCACCCTTCTGAGCACAACCAGTAGCTATTTTGCAAAGTGCCTCTTGGTGCAAAACATGATGTTGAAAGTTAcacaacttttatttctttcaaacaTATTTTACCCTCCATATGTGTGCAAAATGCCACAATCCAAAATCTACAATATTCAATTTATTGGAGATTACAATGTCTCAATGGAGACCTTTTATTGCTCAATCTTTTTTCCTGGCAAAGCATTCTAGCTTGTGTAGCTGTGCATTTTACAGCATGTTTATGTGTTTGAAAGTGTAGCCAAACAGATCTGTGTATTTgctcaacacacacaaaaacgtaATTCTGGATTGGTATTTGTGAGCAAACATTAGAAGGGCTACAAGTTGttctattgcttttatttaatttgccAAATCTGTTAATGAAACCGCAAGTTTTTTTATGTGGAGGGTGgctttaaagttatttaaagtcTTCTAAAGTGCTCAAACATCCCATTTTTTACATGCATTGATTGGTGggtgcttttttaaacattttgattcattaaatattttattttattttactccaGAATTGCTGCTTTTGTCAGTTTCTATTCAAATGCTTTCCATTAAAGTGTTGTCTGTCATctcgattttattttttaagttgtaattgaagttttctttgtttttcttccacatCCAGGGTGTGGGTCTGTCAGTTCATGGACGCTTTCGAGTGGCAACTGAGAAGACTCTGTTTGCGATGCCAGAGACCGCCATCGGTGAGGTGCTCCATTTCTGATGGCAGACAACTTTTATGAATGAAGaagggtttttttccccctcctaaTTTCAAGCCTGTTAATTACTTAAATGCAATGTCAGTCAGCTTCAGTCCCCTGTCCACGCTGCCATTTTGGTCATctagaatgaaaaataaacaattttgtCAAGAGAACATGGATTTACCTTTAACAACTCACCAGTCTCAAAAATTGTCAAATACATTTAATGCCTAAAAAGGTCATTAACCATTGGACATAATTTATTAACCAGCCACAAGTGATGACTGTTACAAAACTCCTAATTAACAATAGTGATTTTATTTTGGGTGGAAATGTTAAGACAGTAGTCAGGAATGCATAAGTGCATACATGGATTAATAATTAGGAAATTAGAATGTTTGTCTGAGCCCTTTTCCTTGAGTGCATTTGCTAATTGCATTAGCGTTAAGCTATAGTCGGCCTTGTAGCTAATAAACACTTGTAGACAGATGGTCTTCTCTTGAGGCTCTGATGAGATTAGTAACAAATCTGTGCTAAGAACCTGCAGCAGACCTCACTGTATAAACAAGCCTGTTATGTCTCACCACATTTGCAAACATCAGTTCTCATTTGCAacatcttttttcctctttggatCAGTTTGATTTGGAGTAAAATTTGGCAAATGCATGGCATTCACTGCGTAAGAATGTTGTAGCTGGTTATGGTGTGAGGGACTGTGTGAATTAGGATTTTGACACCCAACAATAGGGCATTTGTAAACACACCAACACACCATCTTTCCTTTCCCTCTGTAGCCATAGGCGGAGAGTTCTCGCGCATCTTTTCCAACAGatgaaaaaagcctttttttccctctcttatCACTGGGTCGGCTGCCCCAAAAAATCCATATGGAACCTGATATCAGGATTTTACTTTTAGGACTAACAGTCCAcctgttttggtttttccagaatatttttattttttaagttggttGCCGTTTATGCCATCCAGTTATCCCTTGAATGAGTTCTCAACAGATCAAATATGTTAACGATCAAGAACTCAACTGAAAAATATTGAATATGTCAGGGACTGGCGGTGAAGAACCTAAAAATGCAGGATCCCTGGTTTGGTGGcaaaaatttaaacatttgataaataaacttaaacatgacaaaacccaaGGGAGCAACAAAGGCATGAAAAGCAGATGACCCGACAATGAAaatacactgtttttttttacacaaattaaGACAACTGTGGATGATTTACAACctaacctggtgtgactgacaagaTCAGCAGAACATAACAACAAAAGAAGAACTTCACAAAAATCCAAGTACAGAATCCCCATGGAATAGGCAGCTACTGTTGAGGGCTTTTAGAAAGCCTGCACTGTTGCTTCAAACTTGTTTAAACAAAGTTTAGCTTTATAGAAATATTTGTGCTTTCCCCTCAATATTGATTTCCTTTATAGTTAGTTACTTCTTACTAACCAACTTTGTACAGTGTGGATTAAAGATCATTGCAAAACAAACTTCAATCTCTATTAGTAAGAAATACCCGTTTGAGAaatgaatatttgttttgtttttttatgaacacaCTGGACAAATGCAGTCAGAGCAGACACACGTGAACATTAACCCTTCCTTGGACTGgattaacagatttaaattTGGACCTCCCAGCAAACTGAACAACAGCCATAATCTGCAACATTTGTAATATTGCATTTTTCAGCCTTGAATCAGGTCAACACATCTAATCCTGCGTTCCCATCCCCCCTCCTTAGCTTCATGCCATGCTGCAGGATCTGCCAGAAAACCAAATCTAACTGATGGAATCTCGCTGAGTGTCAGGAACATCACAATAAATGAGCAGGGGGCAGGTTGAGGCTGCACATTGTCATTTAATCCTGAAATAATCATTGAGGGTTTAAGCTGCTGGTGCAACAACACTGTTAGATAATTACAGCATAAGAAAATTCCTAATTAGAgggaaacagattttgtttagaaaaaatttgtttttcaaatctcaagtttattgttaaaaatgtaaaatcttgtaaaaatctagttgcatttttattgttttgatattttactTAATGgggtacattttttgtttttctttacaccaAACTTAACGTTACCGTAATACCTTCTTTTCTAATTTGGCAGGACTTTTTCCTGATGTAGGAGGAGGATATTTTCTCCCCAGGCTTCAAGGAAAGCTTGGACTGTTCCTCGCCTTGACGGGCTTCCGGCTCAAAGGACGGGACGTGCAGAGAGCTGGAGTTGCCACTCACTTTGTAGATTCTGTGAAGGTGCTCCACTTAATGGTTAACTTAGGACGATCTGTCAAAGCAGCAGTTAGGAGCCATGTACACTTCAAGGTTGATTTCattgctgcagagcaggagtgCAGCCAGATGCTGCCTCCCTGGCAGCCTGGCTCTTGCTTAGATGTGCCAGCAAACACTGACTGGTCCAGAGGCCAAGTTTGTGTCTTGGTGTTGGCTTCTAGTCAAAGCAGTGGGTCGCAGAGTTTGCTGCAGACTGTAAACTTGTTAATATTCAGGAAAATCCTTCAGCAGATCAATTGGAcactaaatgaaaagaaaagaaaggaagtCTTTAACATTTCAGATTGACATTAAGTGGCTTTTTCTATAAAACATCTTCTCTGTGTGACTAAGGTGACCTGTTTTGAGATCTAATTAAAGTGTAGTGAGACATTTTAGACCCCAAAAAATACTCTACATCCACAGATCCCAGACCTGGAGAATGAACTAGTGGATTTGAAATCTCCCTCTGATGCTGAAATCACCAAAGTGCTTGACTCCTACCAGAACCAGGTCAGAAACCAAACATCACATCATACTTTAGCAGAATATCATGAATCGTGAAGTATCTGTCgttttaagattttcttttgttttcttttttgacagaGTAGTATAGACTCTGACAAGCCTTTTGTTTTGGACAAACACCTTCACAATATCGACAGgtgggcttttctttttttttttctaaattctgtatttttgtctttttctcccaaaagtggtTTACTGACAGCTCTAATAGCAGCTAGAGGATCTGGTGATGTATGCATAAGTCAGTGCACAGAGTACAGTGTTGCTTATCAGGAtaaacaggcttttttttttcctttttgcttctGATTCCGAGCTCACTTTCCTTTCTCCCAACAGGCTGTTCAGCGCCAGCAGCATGGAAGGAATCATGCAGAACCTGAAGGCAGATGGTTCCGAATTTGCTAAGAAACAAGCCGAGGTATATTTTTCACCTGTGATTGAATCAGTGTGATGATTCTCACTTGAATCAATGCGCTGAGACAGACTGACAGGTTGAAAAGATCAAGAGAGACAGCCATGTAAAGCAACATTCACACCTCCCTCGGCAATGCGTGTTCAACTACAACTTCTAATGAAAGGTCTATATAAACACGCCTAAATGAGCGTTTCAGGCTTCAAAACTCACGTTCACAAGTAGCTACACAACTTTTTACTACGGTTTTCAGGCTCTACTACCAAAACACGTGGCCATGGAATGCACATTGCTTGTTAAACCTGGTTGATacttgaccaatcagggtctttgatttggtagtgacgtatgaatggcgtcccttttaattcataaagggccaaacatttgaaaattgatcatggaggagaaatcaataattgcagtttgttgaAATATAGCTGTTAAAGAAAGTGTCTgcagcaagattcacgagatttggcccgctttgacatttcgcctCTTCCAACAATGGGTGGCGGACATGCATCTTTAACTGCATAGTAAACAGTTAAAGAGGATGAAACCCCGCCCTGTgtgtccagtgtaaacaccatgggctaaacccgcgtttagcacattcttgaacTGTGCCCGGTGAGTAAGTAGCTTTAGACATTGTGGACCCGTCCAGAGGTGGAACTATGATTATGTTGGTAATAAGATGAATTACCATTTCACATCATATTTCAAAAAATAGACTAGTGAGATAAAAGTTGGTCAATGAATAGATGATGAGATGGAAATCCTTCTTTCGTTATTCCTTTGATCTCAAAGTATTTGGTCTAAAGACAGGCCAGCAGTACGGCTTCATCTCTTGAGATGGGAGTTGTCTTATATGGTTAACTAATTGAGAGGTCTGTGTAAAGGAGCTtaataatcacaaaaaaaactcacattctTTTGCAAAGGGACAGATCTAGAAATGTaagaaaaaccaaagaattAGAGGAAAGAACACTTGAAGAAAGATTTTCCAACGACACGTATATCAAGATGAAATAATAGCCTGTCACAGGTGAACAACTGGGACATCTTTTAGGGAAGATTAGTCTTGCTCAATTCTTCAGAATACAGCAGAAAATATGAATTGAAGCTAGAGGAACTCAGCTGACTCTTCAAATATTTATGAGTCCTTAAGTTAGTCTGCTCTGTTCTTCTGCTTTACTGCCTTTCCCTCAATTTTCCTACTCTCACATTGTCCTTTGATTTATCATTAAAGTTGATTGTTTCTCAGAATCTGAGTGGTTTGATTCTAAGCTGCCTAATTAATTCATTTCCTGTATTGATTTCTTTAGGTCCTGTCTAAAATGTCTCCCACATCCCTAAAGATCACATACAGACAGCTGCAGGCCGGTGCAACTCTGAGCCTGCAGGAGGTGTTGGTGATGGAGTATCGATTGAGCCAGGCCTGCATGGTAAAACTGTAGTTTTGAGGAGAATTGGGGTTATTTCAAGAGGCTTTTTTATATCCTTATCCTAACATGTCCTTTTATAGTGATGCTTAGTGATttgttggtaaaaggatgctgaggttggggCTGCCAAGAGAGAGACCTAGAGGAAGAACAAAAAGGAGGTTCATACATGTAgtgaaggaggagaggagggtgtttggtgtgagtgaggaggatgcagaggatgGTGTTACAGtatagaccaaaagtttggacacagtTTCCAGtcaaaacttttggtctgtactgtatgttaaTAATGCATCTTTATAAACACATTCTAAAAAAGATCATACCTATAACTCAGAGGTTGGACTTGTGACTTTATCACTATGGTCATTTGTCCAGGGTACCTTTCTGGTAATTTTACATTTGCTCACCTCAACTGACATTGGCTTTACAGAcattggtctgtactgtagatGGAGAAgcatgattcgctgtggcaaccactAAAGAGAGCAGCCGAAAGACACAGATGAATTCTGGGATCCATGTGTTTGTAGAGATATTGTTTTATTGTAATTCTAGCTTGATGCAGCATGGAatctttggtttttttatttacaggcGTAAATAGAAAAATTGTCCTGTTTCTGTTGTGTTGCAGAGAGGCTGTGATTTCTATGAAGGTGTTCGAGCTGGTAAGTTGGTCAGGGTGTCTGCAACATTTAGTTCACCAAAAGCCTGTTTTTATGTATTGGAAGACCCTGACAAAATCAAGGCATGACAAAATTCATGTTAGGTTTCATAATCCATGAATTTAATGTATATAGTTAGGCAAACATTAGACTTAGCAGTCACCAATTTTGATAGTTATCCCGGTTAATAAAAAGTTTGTAACTTTCATCATAGATACACTTCAACTATGAGAGAAAAAGGATCCAGGAAATCATACTGtaggttgttttattttaagaattttatAAACAGACCCTCACAGGCCTGTAACTACTTCTTTAAGAAGGTCTTCTATCCTCCTTTGGTTACCTGTAGTAATGTCAGCTGCTTAATTCAGTTCTGTTaatgtttaaaggaaaaatactgACAGAAATTTTtgaattaggatttttttttctaacgtTTGTCCTTTTTTCAGGTGTGCATTCTaagtattttgtgttttcagataAAGGTCAAATTATTCTTGGATTGAACATCCTGAACCAGGTCTATTAAACCAGGTTTAAACGGCTTTGCATTCATTCATATGTGGTTGAATACCATGAATACCTGCAAAGGCAGAAAATTAATTGTAACTTTTCACCGCTTGGATTTATAATATCTCGCCTTCGTCTGATCTTACTGGTCTTttatatgtttgtgtgtttttttagtgcTGGTTGACAAAGACCAGAGTCCCAAGTGGAATCCATCAACCCTGGAGGAGGTGTCTGAGCAGAGTGTGGACGAGTGTTTTTCCTCTTTAGGAGAGAAGGACCTGACTTTGTGACGTGCATCAGCCAGCAGTTGCGGCCCGTCTTCAGACAGACACCCAGCACTAAACCTAATGTAAACAGCCACTTCCTGCTCGCTCATCCTTTTATCGCCACACGGTTTAGAGGCTTCTGCTTTGGAGAACGGCTGACCTTTATGACAAAACCTTCCATAGATGTGCTGTTAATCAATCTGGTTAAGGTGTAAGCTGGtgccttgtaaaaaaaaatatctgatttaaaaaacaagattgAAAGAGATTTTgagtaaagaataaaaaaatgtaatttgtgagtCACAGGATAAAATTTCCAATCTTGACCGACAGGGTTTATAACAGACACAGCAGTGCCTATTCAGTGGAAGTGCAGTCATTTCCACATGGTTGGTACAAAAAAAGCGTTCTATTGCAAAGTCAAGGACCAAGCTGCAGCTCTCCATTTGCAGAAGGACACAGAAGGAGAAAATGACCTCAGCGTTGAGTGTTTCATTACATCTCCTGTGGGAGTTTGTTGATTTGACACAACTCTGCAccatttgtgtgtttgcagggtGTTTGCTGACTCTAATGGAGATAATGTAATGCTTTCATTTCCCTAATATCTCCCCCTTCTTGCTtccttttaagtgttttttttttttagtggaaaGGAGCTAAATACGGCTTAGGATAAACAGTGAGATTactttagaatgaaaaaaacaacatttttgtatcTGACTTTTTTATAATCAAGAATAAATCATTTCCTGAAAGAGATTGGCAGCTCTTTTTGTTTCACAGGCATGTATAAATTCCTGCCATCTTAACAGATCACGGTTAGAATCtatgattgtgtggccctgcgaccgACTGCTGACCTGTCCTGGGAATTTGTCCAAAAGTATCAGGGATAGGCTTTGGCAGACCTCTGACCCTAAAAGCAAtccagtgggttaagaaaatggatggatgaacgatGTAATTTATTCACAATAGAATATTTTATACACATGCATGCCTTCAGTTTAGGACAAATGACACCAATaaagataacaaaaaataaatgatgttcATATTAGTGGGGTTATTGCTATTTTCTGAACTTCATAAACTGATGGCCATCATAAACTCATCATTAATTACTGCTCATGTTTAATACATCAATTTATTTGTGAAATGGCACATAAATTAACCAAATGATTGCTTGAATTATTTGGTGGCTTTGACCTTAAAGGAGTAATGAGAGAAGGATGTTAAAGGTAGATGTTTTAAGATCATCTCTAAACCCAAAAAATATGATCAGGATGTTTTAGGTTTATTGCTGTGCAGTCTCTTTCTTTGGTTCAGCTACAGGTGGAACTGAGACTCCAAAGTTGGGCCGGATCTTTTATAGACCTGGGCACATCCCCAAAGCCACTAAATATCAAGGAACCCATGCATGCTTGCTAATATGTACAGGGACATGTTGATAAATCTGTGGGCCCAAATAACTAAAGGATTGTGTGCgtaaaaaatgcacaaacatgAACAACATGTACAACGGATTGTGTATGTCAGTTGGGCAAAATAGACACAATTTCTACCAATGTCACCTTCTTTACCTGggatgtttcttttgtttacagTCTGCTCTTCTCTTCCATCTCTCAGCTGACAAGTCTCCCACACTTGCAGCTCTTTTTTGTGAGGGTCAATGTTGTCCTTATCAGCACAGATAGTTTGATCAGCTGCAGTGGGTCCTGCAATGGCCTGATTGTCCCACTTAACACCTCACGTCAGAGAAATAAATGCGCCCCgcaagaaaataaatgtcagaCTGTCTTGCCGACCATCCCACTTGTTTTAGCAGCACCCAATTTTATACTATTTTGCAATGATATAAATTACAGTCCATTCTAAATTCTGAATTTGTGTCTGTTATATCTTTCACAAGTAGTCTTTGAAAACAACCCACAGATCTTAATTAAatagtaggcctgcacaatataccgcaaatttattgttatcgcaatatccagctctgcaataggcatatcgcaaaagacggcgaatatcgcaataaatcgtaaacccaaaatgtgttaaaacaatcttatggcagcttgatgcttttaacgaatcaaataaatccccttatgctttgaccaatcagatggacgccttcccattgtttaccaatcagatggaggcctattatgttagatgtttgtcacctatgttggtgagggtcatttggagtgtaattttaaactgtttctaatgaaatgggaatgatgtttttggcatttttctatttttttatataccgcaaattatatcgttatcgcaatattaatatcgcatatcgcaagttttcctcatatcgtgcagccctattaaATAGCATGTGAAATCTATTGGTGTCCACATGCAATTGTGCATTTTAGTACATTAGGCCCTCtgctttacgtttttttttttaaagaatactaTTATTTTAGCCCTGGTTTATAATCTGTACACCTTAAAGTGACATTTGCATGAACTCCAGCCTTTATGTTgtattgttttcttgttttactttatttttccttgttttgtttttctgtgtgtaaATATCcacacagtttatttttaaaatttaggatcaaaaattctaatgaacaagaaaaacaaGCGTGAATATTTGTTAAAAGGGCCCCAGAGTTTAAATGCCCAGGGGCAAGAGGGGCTATTAATCCTACCCTGCTCCATAATTAATGGCAGTagatgaaccaaaaaaaaaaacatccagaggAGTTTAGACAGAATACAGTGGTCAATGTAGAATATTATATAACAGCAACTCATTACttttcagctgttgtttttctagcataaaaaacaaataatttctcaataaaaatgataaagttTATATAACAGCTACAATAAAACTTGTTAAAACACAGACCTGGGAGTTTCTGGGAGGAAGGGACACTATGGTCTTATCAGGTTTTATCTCTACAGCTCACAGAGACTGTTTGGCTTTTGAGACTTCTGCTCAACAAACACGCCCGGCTGCATAAGGAAGCAAAGTGTCAGTCTAAGGTCATAATTCCAGAAGCTGAACAAAAGTACCTTAGATAAAGGTAAAAGTAAACCCATAAACTATCTCATATTCCTCTCAATAGACTCAGATTTTAATCCCATCTAAATTACTTTCTATGTAATGAACACTGGAAGTTTTTCAAAGAATAGGACTGTAAAACCTATAAAGCAGTTGGTTTGGGAGGACTCAGCCAGAATGCTCACTTACATTCTTTTCAGTCTTGTTAATCATGATTTGTTGATGGCTGTTTTACTTttgtaatttacttttttttctgtgatagATGATTAGATATGTTCATgtatttaattttcctttttccagaGAGAATTAAAAGTgtgaacattttgtttcatcTGAGGTCAAACACTGTCTTATTGTCTTTGGGAGGCTTTGTGCTGTTATCTCAGCAGAACTTTGCAGCATGGCACTTTTTTTGACTTCCCCGTGTTTCCCGTGCTTCACTGGGCAGACAACACGACCTCTGCGTACTTCAGAGCGTAAAACAGCCATAAACACTGAGCTGAGAAGCAGCGTTCCTCTTTCCGCCACACGAACCTTTGTGGTTATGACCTTTCTCTCCAAACAACTGCTAGCCAGCAGCCATCTCTAAATCTGCTTATTTATCTTCTATGCTGCTGAACTCTTGCCCCTCTAAATTCTTTGAACAAATCCAGCTTTACTTTTTTGAaggtgttttaaaacaaaagtgtcagcatgatcaaacatttttttaaagaaaaaaaggcatttttatttttcaaaaaaagaagcaataatCATTTCACAATTGAAGGCATAAATCTGATTTATTGGCATCAGTTTTGTTTACACATGTACCTGTGAGTTGAGTAACTGTCATACCAAAGGTCAACCAATCTTTTGACTGTGCATGATCTCCCACTAACATGGATGATCCCTGTTATGTGAATGTCCGTCAACGTAATCCTTATTTATTGAGCTGCCTTTGGTTTTCTTTATAGAACCAATGGACGTTGTCTGCTTCAGCTCTGCCACTCTGTTGATGCTGTGGATCCTGGATTACTGTCCTAGTACAGTGtattaaagaaattaaactacaagaGTCAAACCCCTTTGATCTCTGGCACAAGTTACATCAAACCGACCTTGGACTGAGTTGGCAAAGACACCACGTTCCTGGAAGAGCTCAGC contains:
- the hibch gene encoding 3-hydroxyisobutyryl-CoA hydrolase, mitochondrial, with protein sequence MLKSLTSACRLRSIHRLQRIQAHMMSSHGEPEVLLDKVGRAGVITMNRPKVLNALNLTMIRQILPQLKKWENDAETDIVIIKGAGGKAFCAGGDIRAVTEAGKVGDSLAQDFFREEYTLNNTIGSFKKPYIAFIGGITMGGGVGLSVHGRFRVATEKTLFAMPETAIGLFPDVGGGYFLPRLQGKLGLFLALTGFRLKGRDVQRAGVATHFVDSVKIPDLENELVDLKSPSDAEITKVLDSYQNQSSIDSDKPFVLDKHLHNIDRLFSASSMEGIMQNLKADGSEFAKKQAEVLSKMSPTSLKITYRQLQAGATLSLQEVLVMEYRLSQACMRGCDFYEGVRAVLVDKDQSPKWNPSTLEEVSEQSVDECFSSLGEKDLTL